A region of Thermovibrio ammonificans HB-1 DNA encodes the following proteins:
- the fabF gene encoding beta-ketoacyl-ACP synthase II produces the protein MARRVVITGLGVVSPVGSNLETFWENITAGKSGIGKITKFDASNYPVQIAAEVKDFNPADYFDKREVRRLDPFIQFAVAAAQQAVDMAGLETSGVDKERVGVVVGSGIGGLTTIEQQLKILWEKGPKRVSPYCVPMEIINMASGMISIRFGYKGPNISVVTACATGTHAIGEAFRTIQYGDADVVVAGGAESCITPLSVAGFAAARALSTRNDEPEKASRPFEKNRDGFVMGEGAGIVVLEELEHAKRRGAEILAEVVGYGTSGDAYHMTAPAPEGEGAARAMANAIRDAGISPEDIDYINAHGTSTKFNDLFETMAIKRVFGDYAYKVKISSIKSMIGHLLGAAGGVETVASVMTLQTGVIPPTINYEEPDPECDLDYTPNEAVKADVKYVLKNSFGFGGTNACLVLKRYEG, from the coding sequence ATGGCAAGGAGAGTAGTTATTACCGGACTTGGAGTTGTTTCGCCTGTTGGGAGCAACCTTGAGACTTTCTGGGAGAACATTACGGCAGGCAAGTCCGGTATAGGTAAGATAACCAAGTTCGATGCCTCAAACTACCCGGTTCAGATAGCCGCCGAGGTTAAGGACTTCAACCCGGCAGACTACTTCGACAAGCGGGAAGTAAGGAGGCTCGACCCGTTTATCCAGTTCGCAGTGGCCGCCGCTCAGCAGGCCGTTGATATGGCCGGCCTTGAAACCTCCGGCGTAGATAAAGAGAGGGTCGGCGTTGTAGTGGGTTCCGGTATAGGGGGCCTTACCACCATAGAGCAGCAGCTTAAAATCCTCTGGGAGAAGGGGCCGAAGAGGGTTTCCCCCTACTGTGTTCCCATGGAGATAATAAACATGGCCTCCGGAATGATATCCATAAGGTTCGGATACAAGGGCCCCAACATCTCGGTTGTTACCGCCTGCGCTACTGGTACTCACGCCATAGGAGAAGCCTTCAGAACTATACAGTACGGCGATGCAGATGTGGTTGTGGCCGGAGGTGCAGAGAGCTGCATCACCCCTCTTTCCGTTGCCGGTTTTGCCGCTGCAAGGGCCCTTTCCACCCGAAACGACGAGCCGGAAAAGGCCAGCCGTCCCTTTGAGAAGAACCGCGACGGCTTTGTTATGGGTGAAGGTGCCGGTATCGTTGTCCTTGAGGAGCTTGAACACGCAAAGAGGCGCGGTGCGGAGATTCTTGCCGAGGTTGTGGGCTACGGAACGAGCGGCGACGCCTACCACATGACGGCTCCTGCTCCCGAAGGGGAAGGTGCAGCAAGGGCTATGGCGAACGCCATTAGGGACGCCGGTATATCACCCGAGGATATAGACTACATCAACGCCCACGGTACCTCTACCAAGTTCAACGACCTGTTTGAGACTATGGCCATTAAGAGGGTATTCGGCGACTACGCTTACAAGGTGAAGATAAGCAGCATTAAATCTATGATAGGTCACCTTCTCGGGGCTGCCGGAGGGGTTGAGACCGTTGCCTCTGTTATGACCCTTCAGACGGGGGTTATACCTCCCACCATTAACTACGAAGAGCCCGACCCCGAGTGTGACTTGGATTACACTCCCAACGAGGCCGTTAAGGCCGACGTTAAGTACGTGCTCAAGAACTCTTTCGGCTTTGGCGGAACCAACGCCTGCCTTGTTTTAAAGAGGTATGAAGGTTGA
- a CDS encoding response regulator transcription factor produces MRVVYGDDKKTWHELFDKVLSLRGIEVVHAYTPKEVINLTVEKKPDVVILDVTLSHGTAYEVIEKVKDRGVPVVVIGHRAEGFDPEKALSLGASAVLEKPFTVEELVELLRNIKTHKPQLEEKLEIVAPSAGEMVEIPVIEEPQEELQVLPVEEHVETIELEPVELQPEPVEEPVKPQSTESKVVEEAKKEIAKKVEAGLPEEKVEQIIREIAWEVIPEIAEKVIREEVEKLIKSRLA; encoded by the coding sequence ATGAGGGTAGTCTACGGCGACGACAAAAAAACCTGGCACGAACTTTTCGATAAAGTCCTCTCTTTACGGGGTATAGAGGTTGTCCACGCCTACACGCCCAAAGAGGTTATAAACCTGACCGTAGAGAAGAAGCCCGACGTTGTGATACTCGACGTTACCCTCTCCCACGGCACTGCCTATGAGGTTATAGAGAAGGTCAAAGACCGGGGCGTTCCCGTTGTGGTTATAGGCCACCGTGCAGAGGGGTTCGACCCCGAAAAGGCCCTCTCTTTAGGGGCGTCTGCCGTTCTCGAGAAGCCCTTCACGGTGGAAGAGCTTGTTGAGCTTCTGAGGAACATAAAGACCCACAAGCCTCAGCTTGAGGAGAAGCTCGAAATTGTTGCTCCCTCCGCCGGCGAGATGGTAGAGATTCCGGTTATTGAGGAGCCCCAGGAGGAGCTTCAAGTTCTGCCCGTTGAAGAACACGTTGAAACCATAGAGCTTGAACCGGTTGAGCTTCAGCCGGAACCCGTTGAAGAGCCAGTTAAACCGCAATCTACGGAGTCTAAGGTAGTGGAGGAGGCTAAGAAGGAGATTGCCAAGAAGGTAGAGGCAGGTCTGCCCGAGGAGAAAGTTGAGCAGATAATAAGGGAAATAGCCTGGGAAGTAATACCCGAAATAGCCGAGAAGGTAATAAGGGAAGAGGTAGAGAAGCTCATAAAGAGCAGGCTCGCCTGA
- a CDS encoding diguanylate cyclase: MEKKIECKLLKKVRQKKKLTPSELQEITQIAKEELKFLARNNIPLIPENYILWFEIFCYLHENGLELSDLEIMGLFKEKYPTVDNVEAVLLQVEDEDRELLKSVAQEIVTEIEKLIEVIVDHNNTLEEKENSFKEIRNRVADSSVKDLLGQVLEELCVIRQQNEELKNKLEEANQQIKKLTQELEQTKKEASIDFLTQVANRASFDRAITDMVNDFYRRNYPFALLMIDIDNFKKINDTYGHQAGDYVLRELARLLKSQLRARDIIARYGGEEFAILLPGVTFSQAIRVAERLRKSVEKHLFKYNDQVIPVTISVGVAMMRDGLDETALVEKADKALYLAKRSGKNQVKTDLDVELEE; this comes from the coding sequence ATGGAGAAGAAAATAGAGTGCAAACTCCTGAAGAAGGTGCGCCAGAAGAAGAAACTTACCCCTTCGGAGCTTCAGGAAATTACTCAAATAGCCAAAGAGGAACTGAAGTTCTTGGCCAGGAACAACATACCCCTCATACCGGAGAACTACATCCTCTGGTTTGAGATATTCTGCTACCTCCACGAAAACGGCCTGGAGCTCTCCGACCTTGAGATAATGGGCCTCTTTAAGGAGAAGTACCCGACCGTAGACAACGTAGAGGCCGTTCTGCTTCAAGTTGAAGATGAAGACAGAGAGCTCCTAAAGAGCGTGGCCCAGGAGATAGTCACCGAGATAGAGAAGCTCATAGAGGTTATAGTAGACCACAACAACACCTTGGAGGAGAAGGAGAACTCCTTCAAGGAGATACGGAACAGGGTTGCCGACAGCTCCGTAAAAGACCTCCTCGGTCAGGTTCTCGAGGAGCTCTGCGTAATCAGGCAGCAGAACGAGGAGCTTAAGAACAAGCTCGAGGAGGCCAATCAGCAGATAAAAAAGCTGACACAGGAGCTTGAGCAGACTAAGAAAGAGGCCTCCATAGACTTCCTCACCCAGGTTGCCAACAGGGCCAGCTTCGACAGGGCCATAACCGACATGGTGAACGACTTCTACCGCAGGAACTACCCCTTCGCCCTTCTCATGATAGACATAGACAACTTCAAGAAGATAAACGACACCTACGGCCACCAGGCGGGAGATTACGTCCTCAGGGAGCTTGCAAGGCTCCTTAAAAGCCAGCTCAGGGCCAGGGACATTATAGCCCGTTACGGCGGAGAAGAGTTCGCAATCCTGCTTCCGGGCGTTACCTTCAGCCAGGCGATAAGAGTTGCCGAGCGCCTTAGGAAGTCGGTAGAAAAGCACCTGTTCAAGTACAACGACCAGGTCATACCTGTTACAATTAGCGTTGGCGTTGCCATGATGAGAGACGGGCTCGATGAAACGGCTCTCGTTGAAAAGGCCGATAAAGCCCTTTACCTTGCAAAGCGTTCCGGTAAAAACCAGGTGAAAACCGACCTGGACGTGGAGCTCGAAGAGTGA
- a CDS encoding epoxyqueuosine reductase QueH produces the protein MKVLLHICCAPCACYPLELLLSRGYQVVGLWYNPNIHPCTEFVKRMESVRKLSSVYGIKVIYFDTYEPEKWFRAVAFREEKPVRCQICYSMRLEMAAAVAKKGKFDAFTSTLFYSKFQSRELMVPLAENASEKFGIPFLNIDFREGWKEGIELSKEHGLYRQQYCGCLYSEKERYCPKGKPKSDWVVGQILQEAERVKEHFG, from the coding sequence GTGAAGGTTCTCCTTCACATCTGCTGTGCCCCGTGTGCCTGCTACCCCCTTGAGCTCCTACTGAGCAGGGGCTACCAGGTGGTAGGCCTGTGGTACAACCCCAACATTCACCCCTGCACCGAGTTTGTGAAGCGGATGGAGAGCGTTAGGAAGCTCTCCTCCGTTTACGGAATTAAGGTCATCTACTTCGACACCTACGAGCCCGAAAAGTGGTTCAGGGCCGTTGCCTTCAGGGAGGAAAAGCCCGTAAGGTGTCAAATCTGTTACTCAATGCGCCTTGAAATGGCGGCTGCCGTTGCCAAAAAGGGCAAGTTCGATGCCTTCACCTCCACCCTCTTTTACAGCAAGTTCCAGAGCAGAGAGCTAATGGTGCCCCTTGCCGAAAACGCCTCGGAGAAGTTCGGAATCCCCTTCCTGAACATCGACTTCAGGGAGGGCTGGAAAGAGGGGATAGAGCTCTCCAAGGAGCACGGCCTCTACCGGCAGCAGTACTGCGGCTGTCTCTACTCGGAGAAGGAGCGTTACTGCCCCAAGGGTAAGCCCAAGTCGGATTGGGTTGTGGGACAGATTCTTCAGGAGGCCGAGCGGGTTAAAGAGCACTTTGGTTAA
- a CDS encoding adenine phosphoribosyltransferase yields the protein MNQLKALIRDVPDFPKPGIVFKDITPLLGTPWAFQKVIDYMGNRYVGSGVEVVVGIESRGFILASALAYKLGAGLAIIRKPGKLPYKTVSASYTLEYGEDSIEIHEDAVRRGTKVVLVDDVLATGGTMSAAIDLVEKLGGDIVGVDFLIELTFLGGREKITSRGYPVFSLIKF from the coding sequence ATAAACCAGCTTAAGGCCCTTATCAGAGATGTTCCCGACTTTCCCAAGCCCGGAATCGTTTTTAAAGACATAACGCCGCTCCTTGGAACCCCTTGGGCGTTTCAGAAAGTTATAGACTACATGGGAAACAGGTATGTAGGCTCCGGCGTTGAAGTGGTTGTCGGTATAGAGTCCCGGGGCTTTATACTGGCCTCTGCTCTGGCCTATAAACTCGGTGCCGGCCTTGCGATAATAAGGAAGCCGGGGAAACTACCCTACAAAACCGTTAGCGCTTCCTACACCCTTGAGTACGGAGAGGACTCCATAGAGATTCACGAAGATGCCGTTAGAAGGGGAACGAAGGTCGTTCTCGTAGACGATGTTCTTGCAACCGGCGGAACCATGAGCGCCGCCATAGACCTTGTTGAGAAGCTCGGAGGCGACATCGTAGGTGTCGATTTCCTCATAGAGCTCACCTTCCTGGGAGGGAGGGAGAAGATAACCTCTCGGGGATACCCGGTATTTTCACTCATAAAGTTCTAA
- the ispF gene encoding 2-C-methyl-D-erythritol 2,4-cyclodiphosphate synthase: MFRVGIGYDAHRLESGYRLVLGGVEIPYHKGLKGHSDADVLVHAVCDAALGAAALGDIGEHFPDTDPKYRGISSLRLLEKVAQLLRLEGFTVVNVDTVVVAQAPKLKPYKRQMAENIARALGILPSQVSVKATTTEGMGFEGRGEGISAQAVVLIREVGGIERW; encoded by the coding sequence ATGTTTAGAGTAGGAATAGGCTACGACGCCCACAGGCTCGAAAGCGGCTACAGGCTTGTCTTGGGCGGTGTAGAAATCCCCTACCATAAGGGCTTAAAGGGCCACTCCGACGCCGACGTTCTCGTTCACGCCGTGTGCGACGCCGCCTTAGGTGCCGCCGCCCTCGGCGATATAGGAGAACACTTCCCCGACACAGACCCGAAGTACAGGGGAATCTCCAGCTTGAGGCTCCTTGAAAAAGTGGCCCAGCTCCTCCGGCTGGAGGGCTTCACAGTTGTTAACGTAGATACTGTGGTGGTTGCTCAGGCCCCGAAGCTCAAACCCTACAAGCGGCAGATGGCCGAGAACATAGCTCGTGCACTTGGTATACTTCCCTCTCAAGTTTCCGTAAAGGCCACAACCACCGAAGGAATGGGCTTTGAAGGCCGAGGAGAGGGCATATCTGCCCAGGCGGTGGTTCTAATACGGGAAGTCGGAGGTATAGAGCGTTGGTAA
- a CDS encoding Maf family protein, producing MVEKVKLALVSSSPRRREILQMAGFNFRVVKVSVEEELHPSSYKTATLNAEKKVLAAKEQLLPGEVALAADTIVVLGDEILGKPKNSQEARLYLKRLSGRWHKVITGFSLLINGRVVTDYEESLVKFKRLTPSEIEWYISTGEPLDKAGAYGIQGKGALFIERIDGDFFTVMGLPVSRIYDILTVELE from the coding sequence ATGGTGGAAAAAGTTAAACTGGCCCTTGTCTCTTCCTCACCCAGGAGGAGGGAAATCCTCCAGATGGCCGGCTTTAACTTCAGGGTGGTGAAAGTTTCTGTAGAGGAAGAGCTTCACCCCTCTTCCTACAAAACCGCCACTTTAAACGCAGAAAAGAAGGTTCTGGCGGCGAAGGAACAGCTGCTTCCGGGCGAGGTGGCCCTTGCCGCCGATACAATCGTTGTTCTCGGAGACGAAATTCTTGGGAAACCCAAAAACTCCCAGGAAGCCCGCCTCTACCTAAAGCGTCTTTCCGGCAGGTGGCACAAGGTAATTACCGGCTTTTCGCTGCTTATAAACGGCAGAGTTGTAACCGACTACGAAGAGAGCCTTGTAAAATTTAAAAGGCTGACTCCTTCGGAGATAGAGTGGTACATCTCCACCGGTGAGCCTCTGGATAAGGCCGGAGCTTACGGAATTCAGGGGAAGGGGGCACTCTTTATCGAGCGTATAGATGGGGATTTCTTTACAGTTATGGGCTTACCGGTAAGTAGAATATACGATATACTTACCGTAGAGCTTGAATAA
- a CDS encoding methyltransferase domain-containing protein, which produces MKEQIRKNFSRAADRYELHAALQQAAGREILKRLRLFPHPYPLLDVGAGTGWLLKGKGVVSLDIALGMCRTCKSRGNRAVCADAEEMPFKERSFRTVVSNFALQWTDLEKSLRECSRVLEPGGALIVTVPVEGSLRTLFECWEAAGGGKLFKFPEEKELMELIRKEFKPVEFSRLYLKKRFNCAKEALKAVNAIGAKSPLAKPNRATLLKFRELFEKTPLIEYRVLAITAVKD; this is translated from the coding sequence ATGAAGGAGCAGATTAGGAAGAACTTCTCGAGGGCCGCCGACAGGTACGAGCTTCACGCCGCCCTCCAGCAGGCCGCAGGCCGGGAAATCCTGAAGAGGTTACGCCTCTTTCCCCACCCTTACCCGCTCCTGGACGTTGGCGCAGGAACCGGGTGGCTGTTAAAAGGTAAAGGGGTTGTCAGCTTAGATATAGCGCTGGGGATGTGCCGTACCTGCAAAAGCAGGGGGAACAGAGCAGTCTGCGCCGACGCCGAAGAGATGCCCTTTAAAGAGCGTTCGTTCAGAACCGTAGTATCCAACTTTGCCCTCCAGTGGACAGACCTTGAAAAGAGCCTAAGGGAGTGCAGCCGGGTTTTAGAGCCCGGAGGGGCCTTGATAGTCACGGTTCCCGTTGAGGGAAGCCTCAGAACGCTCTTTGAGTGCTGGGAGGCGGCAGGGGGCGGGAAGCTCTTTAAGTTCCCAGAAGAGAAGGAGCTGATGGAGCTGATACGGAAGGAGTTCAAACCGGTGGAGTTCAGCAGGCTGTACCTTAAAAAGCGTTTTAACTGTGCAAAAGAGGCCCTGAAAGCGGTAAACGCAATAGGGGCAAAGAGCCCCCTGGCAAAGCCCAACAGGGCCACCCTGCTGAAGTTCAGAGAGCTCTTTGAAAAAACGCCCCTAATTGAGTACAGGGTTCTCGCTATAACTGCGGTAAAGGATTGA
- the ispG gene encoding flavodoxin-dependent (E)-4-hydroxy-3-methylbut-2-enyl-diphosphate synthase → MGWIERRKTRTVWVGSVPVGGSHPVVVQSMTNTYTEDVESTVKQIKELERVGCELVRVAVPTPEAARAVKAIKERIGIPLIADIHFDHRLALLAIESGADCVRINPGNIGSREKVKEIVELARERGVAIRVGVNSGSIPKELLFKFGAPVPEALAEAALSYAKMFEDWGFTNLKFSLKGSEVKSTVVANKIFAEQTDYPLHIGITEAGTLLSGAVKSAVGVGILLYQGIGDTVRISLSADPKEEVKVAYKILSALDLRHRGVEVISCPTCGRCMVNVESLAREVEKRLEHVEKPLKVAVMGCAVNGPGEAKFADVGIAGAGEHFILFVKGKVVGKLSQEEALNRLVEEVEKVAGES, encoded by the coding sequence ATGGGCTGGATAGAGCGCAGAAAGACGAGAACCGTTTGGGTAGGCTCCGTTCCGGTGGGGGGCAGCCACCCGGTAGTCGTTCAGTCTATGACCAACACCTACACCGAAGACGTTGAATCGACGGTAAAGCAGATTAAAGAGCTGGAGAGGGTCGGCTGTGAGCTTGTAAGGGTCGCCGTTCCAACCCCGGAAGCCGCTCGGGCCGTTAAGGCGATAAAGGAGAGGATAGGAATTCCCCTGATAGCCGATATCCACTTCGACCACAGGCTTGCCCTCCTTGCCATTGAAAGCGGAGCAGACTGCGTGAGGATAAACCCCGGGAACATCGGGAGCCGGGAAAAGGTGAAGGAGATTGTAGAGCTTGCCCGGGAAAGGGGCGTTGCCATAAGGGTGGGCGTTAACTCCGGCTCCATCCCTAAAGAGCTCCTCTTTAAGTTCGGAGCTCCCGTTCCCGAAGCTCTTGCAGAGGCCGCCCTTAGCTACGCCAAGATGTTTGAAGACTGGGGTTTTACCAACCTAAAGTTCTCATTAAAGGGTTCCGAGGTTAAAAGCACCGTTGTCGCCAATAAAATTTTTGCCGAGCAGACCGACTACCCGCTCCACATAGGGATAACCGAGGCGGGAACTCTCCTTTCGGGGGCGGTAAAGTCGGCGGTGGGCGTGGGAATCCTCCTCTATCAGGGTATAGGGGATACGGTGAGAATCTCGCTCTCTGCCGACCCGAAAGAGGAGGTTAAGGTGGCCTACAAAATACTTTCGGCCCTGGACCTGCGCCACAGGGGAGTTGAAGTTATCTCGTGCCCCACCTGCGGCAGGTGTATGGTGAACGTTGAAAGCCTTGCCAGAGAAGTGGAAAAGCGCTTAGAGCACGTTGAAAAGCCCCTAAAAGTAGCGGTTATGGGGTGCGCCGTGAACGGCCCCGGAGAGGCCAAGTTTGCCGACGTGGGCATTGCCGGTGCGGGAGAGCACTTCATCCTCTTTGTGAAGGGGAAGGTTGTAGGTAAGCTCTCTCAGGAAGAGGCCCTTAACAGGCTCGTTGAGGAGGTAGAGAAAGTTGCAGGGGAAAGTTGA
- a CDS encoding dihydroneopterin aldolase yields MQGKVERSVFIEGMRLHLKCGTYPEERSLGVQVKLSVKLTGEFVDYQELHNLILRLSRNTYTYLEEFQEALLKEVLNRWNIDSAIIETVKLSVPFQHNFERVGVELRWRRK; encoded by the coding sequence TTGCAGGGGAAAGTTGAGAGAAGCGTTTTTATAGAGGGAATGAGGCTGCACCTGAAGTGCGGCACCTACCCCGAGGAGAGGAGCTTAGGAGTTCAGGTGAAGCTCAGCGTGAAGCTTACCGGTGAGTTTGTAGATTACCAAGAGCTTCACAACCTCATCCTTCGCCTCTCCCGCAACACCTACACCTACCTTGAAGAGTTTCAGGAAGCCCTGCTTAAAGAGGTTTTGAACCGCTGGAATATTGATTCAGCTATAATAGAGACCGTTAAGCTGAGCGTTCCCTTCCAACACAACTTCGAGAGGGTGGGGGTGGAGCTGAGATGGAGAAGAAAATAG
- a CDS encoding homocysteine S-methyltransferase family protein, translating to MPTNPFKQEEKIWVLDGGMGTMLMAKGVDVNFAPELLNVEKPEVLKEIHSEYVEAGADIIETNTFGSNRIKLSHYGLENRVKELTAAGVKLAKEAARGRALVALSVGPTGVFAEPVGDYTFDELVDVFKEQIEAGAEAGADLVLIETMSDIKEAKAAVFAAREVCDLPVLVSMTYQEDGRTLLGTPPEVAAAVFEGFNVAAVGANCSLGPESFVEIIKRTASVTTTPIIVYANAGLPVLENGKTVYPEPPETFEKYAVEFVKAGANIIGGCCGTTPDHIRAIKRAVEGLKPVERNPVKGVKVASRTKLVLIGTGHPTRIIGERINPTGKKKLQEALKAKDFSLVKQEAKKQVEEGADLLDVNVGVPGADEPSLMREAVKTVMEAVDVPLVIDTKDPKAVEEALKMCDGRPVVNSVSGEKKDVEQILPVAAKYGANVLLLAIDDEGLKEKAQERVEIIERLLKECEKVGVDRSSTVADVLNLAVSAMPDSTVETLKAIRLVKERFGIATTLGVSNVSFGLPSRSLINSAFMAMAIYAGLDSGIVNPGDSRMVETIFASDVLVGKDRGAERFVSRFQNYSPKGEDAECRKALERICQIAGAVLGTVPQAFSHEAEEKAKGETTEEASDSEAPAGILGTIFKKVLEGDREGIVGPTEEALKEFDPVEVSDRALIPALDVVGKRFEKGEIFLPQMLRSAQAVQAAFEVLKREMKKKGGNLKLGGKIVMATVHGDVHEIGKNIVITMLENSGFDVIDLGTNVPPAEVVRAAKEHNADIVGLSALMTTTLPAMEETIKALRDAGVEVPVIVGGAVVTPEYAESIGGIYGGDAQEAVKIVKKLLKVEE from the coding sequence TTGCCGACCAACCCTTTCAAACAAGAGGAGAAAATCTGGGTTTTAGACGGCGGTATGGGCACTATGCTCATGGCCAAGGGGGTAGACGTTAACTTTGCCCCCGAGCTTTTAAACGTTGAAAAACCCGAAGTTCTCAAGGAGATTCACTCCGAGTACGTAGAGGCCGGAGCAGATATCATAGAGACCAACACCTTCGGCAGTAACAGGATAAAGCTCTCCCACTACGGCCTTGAAAACAGGGTAAAGGAGCTCACCGCCGCCGGCGTGAAGCTTGCCAAGGAGGCTGCCCGGGGTAGAGCCCTTGTTGCCCTTTCTGTAGGCCCGACCGGAGTTTTCGCTGAGCCTGTGGGAGACTACACCTTCGATGAGCTGGTAGACGTTTTCAAGGAGCAGATAGAAGCGGGAGCCGAGGCCGGTGCCGACCTTGTCCTGATAGAGACCATGTCCGATATAAAGGAGGCGAAGGCCGCAGTTTTTGCCGCAAGGGAGGTGTGCGACCTTCCCGTTCTCGTCTCCATGACCTACCAGGAAGACGGGAGAACCCTCCTTGGAACGCCTCCGGAGGTTGCGGCCGCCGTTTTTGAGGGGTTCAACGTTGCCGCCGTTGGAGCAAACTGCTCCCTCGGCCCGGAGAGCTTCGTCGAGATAATAAAGAGAACCGCCTCCGTTACCACCACCCCGATTATCGTTTACGCAAACGCCGGCCTTCCGGTTCTTGAAAACGGCAAAACGGTCTATCCCGAGCCTCCCGAAACTTTCGAAAAGTACGCGGTTGAGTTTGTAAAGGCCGGAGCCAATATAATTGGCGGCTGCTGCGGAACAACCCCCGACCACATAAGGGCCATAAAACGGGCCGTTGAAGGGTTAAAGCCGGTAGAGAGGAACCCCGTTAAAGGGGTGAAAGTTGCCAGCAGGACGAAGCTCGTTCTCATAGGAACCGGACACCCTACGAGGATAATAGGGGAGAGGATAAACCCTACCGGCAAGAAAAAACTCCAAGAAGCCTTAAAAGCCAAAGACTTCTCGCTGGTTAAGCAGGAGGCAAAAAAGCAGGTGGAAGAGGGGGCCGACCTTCTCGACGTTAACGTAGGCGTTCCGGGAGCCGACGAACCCTCCCTTATGAGGGAGGCGGTTAAAACGGTTATGGAGGCCGTAGACGTCCCCCTCGTTATCGATACCAAAGACCCTAAGGCCGTTGAAGAGGCCCTTAAGATGTGCGACGGCAGGCCGGTGGTAAACTCGGTCTCCGGTGAGAAGAAGGACGTTGAACAGATACTCCCCGTTGCCGCCAAGTACGGCGCAAACGTCCTCCTGCTTGCCATAGACGACGAAGGCCTTAAGGAGAAGGCCCAGGAGCGGGTAGAGATAATAGAGCGCCTCCTTAAAGAGTGCGAGAAGGTGGGAGTGGATAGAAGCTCCACAGTTGCCGACGTTTTAAACCTTGCGGTCAGCGCAATGCCCGACTCTACGGTTGAAACCCTAAAGGCCATAAGGCTCGTTAAAGAGCGTTTCGGCATTGCCACAACATTGGGAGTCAGCAACGTCTCTTTCGGCCTTCCGTCCCGTTCCCTCATAAACTCGGCCTTTATGGCTATGGCCATTTACGCCGGGCTCGACTCCGGCATTGTTAACCCCGGCGACTCCCGTATGGTTGAAACCATATTCGCAAGCGACGTTCTCGTAGGGAAGGACAGGGGAGCCGAAAGGTTCGTCTCTCGTTTTCAGAACTACTCTCCTAAAGGCGAAGATGCCGAGTGTAGGAAGGCCCTTGAGAGGATATGCCAGATAGCCGGCGCAGTTCTCGGAACTGTTCCTCAGGCCTTCTCCCACGAAGCGGAGGAGAAAGCCAAAGGGGAGACTACAGAGGAGGCTTCCGACTCCGAGGCTCCGGCCGGTATACTGGGAACCATCTTTAAGAAGGTTCTTGAGGGCGACAGAGAGGGGATAGTAGGGCCTACCGAAGAGGCCCTGAAGGAGTTTGACCCTGTTGAGGTGAGCGATAGGGCCCTTATTCCCGCCCTCGACGTTGTAGGTAAACGGTTTGAAAAAGGGGAGATATTCCTGCCCCAGATGCTCCGCTCGGCACAGGCCGTTCAGGCCGCCTTCGAGGTTTTAAAGAGGGAGATGAAAAAGAAAGGGGGCAACCTGAAGCTGGGCGGCAAGATAGTTATGGCCACCGTTCACGGAGACGTCCACGAGATAGGGAAGAACATCGTTATAACTATGCTCGAAAACAGCGGCTTCGACGTTATTGACCTGGGAACCAACGTTCCCCCCGCCGAAGTTGTTAGGGCGGCAAAGGAGCACAACGCCGATATAGTAGGGCTTAGCGCCTTAATGACCACCACTTTACCGGCAATGGAGGAGACCATTAAGGCCCTGAGGGATGCCGGAGTAGAGGTTCCGGTTATAGTCGGTGGTGCCGTTGTTACCCCGGAGTACGCCGAGTCCATAGGAGGAATTTACGGAGGAGACGCTCAGGAAGCTGTTAAAATTGTCAAAAAACTGCTCAAGGTGGAGGAGTAA
- the rnc gene encoding ribonuclease III produces the protein MIEGDKLVALERLLGYSFKDKELLKRALIHRSFAFEKDTGENYEVLEFLGDAVIGLIVSEELIKRFPEKSEGELSQIRAFLVSEPSLSKLARTINLGQFLYLGKGEKRTGGREKDSILCDVFESVFGALYLDAGFEKAKEIFKNKFLKKLWEILENAVTYKDFKSYLQEITQREYKVLPKYRVVKAEGPEHDKTFTVECQVNDITTYGKGKSKKAAEQDAAREMLKALGVIDGGKS, from the coding sequence TTGATAGAGGGTGATAAACTGGTAGCGCTTGAGAGGTTGCTGGGTTACTCCTTTAAGGATAAGGAGCTTCTCAAGAGGGCGCTGATTCACCGCTCTTTTGCCTTTGAGAAGGATACCGGCGAGAACTACGAGGTTCTCGAGTTCCTCGGTGATGCCGTTATAGGCCTTATAGTCAGCGAGGAGCTTATAAAGCGTTTCCCCGAAAAGAGTGAGGGTGAGCTCTCCCAGATTAGGGCCTTTCTCGTGAGCGAGCCTTCACTCTCTAAGCTGGCCCGAACGATTAACTTGGGCCAGTTCTTATACCTGGGTAAAGGTGAAAAGAGGACGGGCGGCAGAGAGAAAGACTCTATTCTGTGTGACGTTTTTGAATCGGTTTTCGGCGCCCTGTACCTTGATGCGGGCTTTGAAAAGGCCAAGGAGATTTTTAAGAACAAGTTCCTAAAGAAGCTCTGGGAGATTCTCGAAAACGCCGTTACCTACAAAGACTTTAAGAGCTACCTTCAGGAGATTACCCAGAGGGAGTATAAGGTCCTTCCCAAGTACAGGGTTGTTAAGGCCGAGGGGCCGGAACACGACAAGACTTTTACCGTTGAGTGTCAGGTAAACGATATTACCACCTACGGTAAGGGCAAGTCCAAAAAGGCCGCGGAGCAGGACGCGGCCCGGGAGATGCTCAAGGCCCTGGGGGTGATAGATGGTGGAAAAAGTTAA